One part of the Alistipes onderdonkii genome encodes these proteins:
- a CDS encoding helix-turn-helix domain-containing protein, with the protein MQHLFQILEYTNGNKAEAARLLGIGIVTLYRKLESYGMKP; encoded by the coding sequence TTGCAGCACCTTTTTCAAATATTAGAATACACGAACGGAAATAAAGCCGAAGCCGCCCGCCTGCTGGGCATCGGCATCGTCACGCTTTACCGCAAGCTGGAAAGTTACGGCATGAAGCCCTGA
- a CDS encoding potassium-transporting ATPase subunit F → MFTGLLILSIVGFVYLMYVLIKPEKF, encoded by the coding sequence ATGTTTACAGGACTGCTTATTCTGAGCATCGTCGGATTCGTCTACCTGATGTATGTGCTCATAAAACCCGAAAAATTCTGA
- the kdpA gene encoding potassium-transporting ATPase subunit KdpA: MNTEILGVILQWVALVVLCYPLGRYIAKVYRGERTWLDFMTPLERGIYKVCGINPDEDMDWKKFLKALLMVNLFWFFWGMVLLCCQSWLPLNPDGNANQTPDLAFNTCISFMVNCNLQHYSGESGLTYFTQLFVIMLFQFITAACGMAAMAGIMKALAGKTTKAIGNFWVFLVKSTTRILMPLSLLVGILLVINGTPMSFDGKQTITTLEGNEQVISQGPTAAIVPIKQLGTNGGGYFGVNSSHPLENPNAFTNMLECWSILIIPMAMAWAFGFYVRRRKLAAWIFGVMLFAFTAGVFVSVPQEMGGNPNIDEMGIAQDLGSMEGKEIRIGSAASAMWGMVTTVTSNGSVNSMHDSQTPLSGMMQMLNMQINCWFGGVGVGWMNYFAFLIIAVFISGLMVGRTPEFLGHKVEAREMKIATLVVLMHPFLILVGTGISAAVAAANPEIGWLNNPSFHGLSEMLYEYTSAAANNGSGFEGLGDNTPFWNIMTGIALIMGRYFPIVGQVAIAGLLASKKYIPESAGTLKTDTGTFSLMTFAVIIIVAALSFFPAQALGPIADYLSF, from the coding sequence ATGAATACGGAAATATTAGGCGTTATTCTGCAATGGGTGGCCCTTGTGGTGCTATGTTATCCGCTGGGACGCTACATTGCCAAAGTATACCGAGGCGAGCGTACGTGGCTCGATTTCATGACACCTCTCGAAAGGGGCATTTACAAGGTTTGCGGCATCAATCCCGACGAGGATATGGACTGGAAGAAGTTCCTCAAGGCGCTGCTGATGGTCAACCTTTTCTGGTTCTTCTGGGGCATGGTGCTGCTCTGCTGCCAGAGTTGGCTGCCGCTCAATCCCGACGGTAATGCCAACCAGACACCCGACTTGGCATTCAACACCTGTATCTCGTTCATGGTGAACTGCAACCTGCAGCATTATAGCGGTGAAAGCGGTCTTACTTATTTCACGCAGTTGTTCGTGATCATGCTCTTCCAGTTCATCACCGCAGCGTGCGGTATGGCAGCCATGGCCGGTATCATGAAAGCGCTGGCGGGCAAGACCACTAAAGCCATCGGTAATTTCTGGGTGTTCCTCGTCAAGAGTACGACCCGTATCCTGATGCCCCTGTCGCTTCTGGTCGGTATTCTGCTGGTGATCAACGGCACACCGATGTCGTTCGACGGCAAACAGACCATCACTACGCTCGAAGGCAACGAGCAAGTCATCTCCCAGGGTCCCACGGCGGCCATTGTGCCTATCAAACAGCTGGGCACCAATGGCGGCGGCTATTTCGGCGTCAATTCCTCTCATCCGCTGGAGAATCCCAACGCCTTCACGAACATGCTGGAGTGCTGGTCGATTCTGATTATCCCGATGGCGATGGCTTGGGCTTTCGGGTTCTATGTGCGTCGCCGCAAGTTGGCCGCCTGGATCTTCGGCGTTATGCTCTTCGCCTTCACGGCTGGTGTCTTTGTTTCCGTTCCGCAGGAGATGGGCGGCAACCCCAATATCGACGAAATGGGCATTGCGCAGGATCTCGGCTCGATGGAGGGTAAAGAGATCCGCATCGGTTCGGCGGCTTCGGCCATGTGGGGCATGGTGACGACCGTCACGTCGAACGGTTCGGTCAACTCGATGCACGACTCACAGACTCCGCTGAGCGGTATGATGCAGATGCTCAATATGCAGATCAACTGTTGGTTCGGCGGCGTAGGCGTAGGCTGGATGAACTACTTCGCCTTCCTCATCATCGCCGTCTTCATCAGTGGCTTGATGGTGGGGCGCACCCCCGAATTTCTCGGACACAAGGTCGAAGCGCGCGAAATGAAGATCGCCACGCTGGTCGTGCTGATGCACCCCTTCCTGATCCTCGTCGGCACGGGAATTTCAGCCGCCGTAGCCGCTGCCAACCCGGAGATCGGCTGGCTGAACAACCCCTCATTCCACGGCCTGAGCGAAATGCTCTACGAGTACACCTCGGCTGCCGCCAACAACGGTTCGGGATTCGAGGGATTGGGTGATAACACGCCGTTCTGGAATATCATGACCGGCATCGCACTGATCATGGGGCGTTATTTCCCGATCGTGGGACAGGTTGCCATCGCCGGACTGCTGGCATCGAAGAAATATATCCCCGAAAGCGCTGGTACGCTGAAGACCGACACGGGCACCTTCTCGCTGATGACTTTCGCTGTCATCATCATCGTCGCCGCCCTTTCGTTCTTCCCGGCACAGGCTCTGGGCCCCATCGCCGATTATTTAAGTTTCTAA